From Diadema setosum chromosome 5, eeDiaSeto1, whole genome shotgun sequence, the proteins below share one genomic window:
- the LOC140229116 gene encoding gastric triacylglycerol lipase-like, whose product MAISLHTPLLYICLLSLFSAIAGFRINHLFHGRARVDPDVNRNASQLITSKGFPCEEYSVQTKDGFILGLQRIPFGRKESKYTPRPVVFLQHGLLASSTNWLTNLVNESFAYLLADAGFDVWLGNMRGNTYSKKHIKYKPDQVEFWHWSWDEMAKYDLPAMLNFVLKVTKQQDLFYVGHSQGTTIAFAEFSRNFDLASKVKMFYALAPVTRVSDMVSPLRYLTTFLPEIKFLFDILGEGEFMPNNEFVKWLAQDFCPITELICSNVLFVICGYDAKNLNMTRLPVYFSHDPDGTSVMDVVHYAQMVESGTFQMYDYGYAGNMKVYNQSTPPLYHPEAMRTPVSLYWGVNDWLADPKDVHWLIPLLNKTLQANVMLSDYDHLDFIWGMDAATRVYQPIISDLRKRSSVMP is encoded by the exons ATGGCGATCAGTCTTCATACACCCCTCCTGTACATCTGCCTGTTATCCCTGTTTTCGGCGATCGCAGGGTTCAGGATTAACCATCTGTTCCACGGACGTGCCAGAGTCGATCCTGATGTGAACAGAAATGCG TCTCAGCTCATCACAAGTAAAGGCTTCCCCTGTGAAGAGTACAGCGTCCAGACCAAGGACGGCTTCATCCTGGGCCTCCAGCGGATACCATTTGGGCGCAAGGAGTCCAAGTACACGCCCCGCCCGGTGGTCTTCCTCCAGCATGGTCTGCTGGCCTCGTCCACAAACTGGCTGACCAACCTGGTCAACGAGAGTTTCGCCTACCTCCTGGCCGACGCCGGCTTCGACGTCTGGCTGGGAAACATGAGGGGGAACACGTACTCCAAGAAGCACATCAAGTATAAGCCAGATCAGGTGGAGTTCTGGCACTGGAG TTGGGATGAGATGGCAAAGTACGACCTCCCTGCCATGTTGAACTTCGTCTTGAAAGTGACCAAGCAGCAAGACCTCTTCTACGTGGGCCACTCTCAGGGGACCACCATCGCCTTCGCTGAATTCTCCCGCAACTTTGATCTGGCATCAAAG GTGAAAATGTTTTACGCCCTAGCTCCCGTGACCCGGGTCAGCGACATGGTCAGTCCGCTGCGGTACCTGACAACCTTCCTGCCGGAGATTAAG TTCCTCTTTGACATCTTGGGTGAGGGCGAGTTCATGCCGAACAACGAATTTGTCAAGTGGCTGGCGCAGGACTTCTGCCCAATCACCGAGCTGATCTGCTCCAACGTGCTCTTCGTCATCTGCGGCTACGACGCCAAGAACCTAAACATG ACACGTCTTCCAGTGTATTTCAGCCATGACCCAGATGGGACTTCTGTCATGGATGTTGTACATTATGCCCAG ATGGTTGAATCTGGCACCTTTCAGATGTACGACTATGGCTATGCAGGCAATATGAAGGTTTATAACCAG tCTACTCCACCACTGTACCACCCCGAGGCAATGCGCACCCCTGTCTCCCTCTACTGGGGAGTTAATGACTGGCTAGCTGACCCCAAGGATGTGCATTGGCTGATTCCCTTACTGAACAAGACGTTACAGGCTAATGTGATGCTCAGTGACTACGACCATCTAGACTTCATCTGGGGTATGGACGCTGCAACGAGGGTCTACCAACCAATCATCAGTGATTTAAGGAAGCGCTCCAGTGTGATGCCTTAA
- the LOC140229117 gene encoding uncharacterized protein, with amino-acid sequence MSNRNKSYLMTGATSSRNGATSDVTSASPSRHGDMGVATSHLLSLEQGDHVTDTDRSLLEQFTEQEIRDLKAVFNVFDKEQRGYIDAFELRRALRVLGFKLSHRETDEAIVDLGRGIIGEINFKDFLDLVAHRQGDSRDIYAEINQGFDMMDYGKKGCLTVEDLKLVAKEVGVKVSDTMLREMVEEADMTGDNKINRDEFVAVMLQTNMYKE; translated from the exons ATGTCCAATAGAAATAAAAGCTATCTAATGACCGGCGCCACGTCCTCGAGAAATGGCGCCACATCAGACGTGACGTCTGCATCACCTTCACGCCATGGTGATATGGGCGTGGCTACGAGTCACCTCCTCTCATTGGAGCAGGGGGATCACGTGACAGACACAGACAGGTCACTGTTGGAGCAATTTACGGAGCAGGAGATCCGAGATTTGAAAGCCGTATTTAACGTGTTTGACAAAGAGCAAAGAGG GTACATTGATGCCTTTGAGCTGCGGCGAGCTCTCCGCGTGCTAGGTTTCAAGCTGTCACACAGGGAGACTGATGAAGCGATAG TGGACCTCGGCCGAGGGATAATCGG GGAAATTAATTTCAAGGATTTCTTGGATCTGGTAGCACACCGGCAAGGAGACAGTCGGGACATCTACGCCGAGATAAACCAGGGATTCGATATGATGGACTATG GCAAGAAGGGCTGCTTGACGGTCGAGGACCTGAAGCTGGTTGCTAAGGAAGTGGGGGTAAAGGTCAGCGACACCATGCTCCGGGAGATGGTGGAGGAGGCAGACATGACGGGGGACAACAAGATCAACCGGGACGAGTTCGTCGCTGTTATGCTGCAGACCAATATGTACAAAGAGTGA